The proteins below come from a single Rhinolophus ferrumequinum isolate MPI-CBG mRhiFer1 chromosome 8, mRhiFer1_v1.p, whole genome shotgun sequence genomic window:
- the ARL4C gene encoding ADP-ribosylation factor-like protein 4C, whose translation MGNISSNISAFQSLHIVMLGLDSAGKTTVLYRLKFNEFVNTVPTIGFNTEKIKLSNGTAKGISCHFWDVGGQEKLRPLWKSYSRCTDGIIYVVDSVDVDRLEEAKTELHKVTKFAENQGTPLLVIANKQDLPKSLPVAEIEKQLALHELIPATTYHVQPACAIIGEGLTEGMDKLYEMILKRRKSLKQKKKR comes from the coding sequence ATGGGCAACATCTCCTCCAACATCTCGGCCTTCCAGTCCCTGCACATCGTCATGCTGGGCTTGGATTCGGCCGGCAAGACCACGGTGCTCTACCGGCTCAAGTTCAACGAGTTCGTGAACACGGTGCCCACCATCGGCTTCAACACGGAGAAGATCAAGCTGAGCAACGGCACGGCCAAGGGCATCAGCTGCCACTTCTGGGACGTGGGCGGCCAGGAGAAGCTGCGGCCGCTGTGGAAGTCCTATAGCCGCTGCACGGACGGCATCATCTACGTGGTGGACTCCGTGGACGTGGACCGGCTGGAGGAAGCCAAAACAGAGCTGCATAAGGTGACCAAGTTCGCCGAGAACCAGGGCACGCCGCTGCTGGTCATCGCCAACAAGCAGGACCTGCCCAAGTCGCTGCCGGTGGCCGAGATCGAGAAGCAGCTGGCGCTGCACGAGCTCATCCCGGCCACCACCTACCACGTCCAGCCGGCGTGCGCCATCATCGGCGAGGGCCTTACCGAGGGCATGGACAAGCTCTATGAGATGATCCTGAAACGCAGGAAGTCCCTCAAGCAGAAGAAGAAGCGGTAA